In one Nicotiana tomentosiformis chromosome 6, ASM39032v3, whole genome shotgun sequence genomic region, the following are encoded:
- the LOC138894247 gene encoding uncharacterized protein: MITAPISPLVVRPPRGGGQVGRGHPRGGGQPGGAPARFYAFSAKPDVEASDSVITGIIYVCDKDASILYDPGSTYSYVSSLFAHFLGVSHLLLLKMIDFEIILGMDWLSPYHAILDYHAKIVTLAIPALPRLEWKGSSVNASNQIISFLKA; this comes from the exons atgattactgcaccaaTTTCTCCACTAGTCGTTCgtccacccagaggtggagggcaggtgggtaggggtcatcctagaggtggaggccagccaggtggcgctccagctcggttttatgctttttcggccaaaccagatgtagaggcctcagattctgtgatcacaggtattatttatgTTTGCGACAAAGATGCCTCCATATTAtatgatccagggtctacatattcctatgtgtcatctttatttgctcatttccttggtgtttctc ATCTTCTGCTGCTTAAGATGATagactttgagatcatcctgggcatggactggttatctccatatcatgccattctCGATTaccatgccaagattgttaccttggctattccggcattgcctaggttggagtggaagggttcgtctgttaatGCATCTAATcagattatttcctttctaaaGGCTTGA